In a single window of the Bacteroidales bacterium genome:
- a CDS encoding 4Fe-4S dicluster domain-containing protein — MKRKIIKIDESKCNGCGYCVKKCHEGALEIVNGKAKLVSDKYCDGLGDCIGECPLGAITFEVRETEDYDEKAVIERQTAKLSQRASKLINWPLQLHLQDPAADYFYNADVVLAADCTAFAFGNLVNKFQNKIISIACPKLDSNKEVYIDKLVSLINISHINSLTVVMMEVPCCNGLLYLSQQALSKSKRKIPIKKVIISIKGDLLKEEWVNV; from the coding sequence ATGAAAAGAAAAATAATAAAAATAGACGAATCCAAATGCAACGGTTGCGGATATTGCGTAAAGAAATGTCACGAAGGTGCTTTGGAGATTGTTAACGGAAAGGCTAAGTTGGTTAGCGATAAATATTGTGACGGTCTTGGCGACTGTATTGGCGAATGTCCGCTCGGTGCAATCACTTTTGAAGTCAGAGAAACGGAAGATTATGATGAAAAAGCGGTTATTGAAAGACAAACGGCAAAACTTTCTCAAAGAGCTTCAAAATTAATTAATTGGCCACTCCAATTACATTTACAAGATCCTGCTGCAGATTATTTCTACAATGCGGATGTAGTTTTAGCTGCCGACTGTACCGCATTTGCTTTTGGTAATCTGGTAAATAAATTTCAAAATAAAATTATATCAATCGCCTGTCCGAAATTAGATTCCAACAAAGAAGTTTATATTGATAAATTAGTATCTTTGATAAATATTTCACATATAAATTCATTAACTGTAGTAATGATGGAAGTACCGTGTTGCAACGGATTGTTATATCTTTCGCAACAAGCACTTTCTAAATCGAAAAGGAAGATTCCAATAAAAAAAGTAATTATAAGTATAAAAGGTGACCTATTAAAAGAAGAATGGGTTAATGTTTAA
- the hcp gene encoding hydroxylamine reductase, translating into MFCFQCQETAMGKGCTIKGVCGKTQDVANLQDLLIFLLRGISKHTVLLREKGEENSYADKFIVDALFMTITNANFDKSRFVEKIKEAIKLRDELRNKLQKLGVLISDDCECTTWKADTLEEMEEKAKSVGVLATQNEDIRSLRELLTYGIKGIAAYAEHAAHLGYEDKALYAFMQEGLIATRNEKLTADELTALVLKCGEMGVSVMALLDKANTETYGHPEVTKVDIGVRKNPAILISGHDLRDLQELLEQTEGTGIDVYTHSEMLPAHYYPFFKKYKHFAGNYGNAWWKQVEEFEKFNGPVLFTTNCLVPPRANATYTDRIYTTNSAGFTDYPHIPDRVDNKPKDFSKIIEHAKKCNPPEEIEHGEIIGGFAHEQVFALADKVIDAVKSGQIKKFFVMAGCDGRMKNREYYTEFAEKLPKDTVILTAGCAKYRYNKLPLGDIGGIPRVLDAGQCNDSYSLALIALKLKEIFNLDDVNKLPIAYNIAWYEQKAVIVLLALLSLGVKNIHLGPTLPGFLSPNVADVLVKTFGIAGITNVDNDMKIFLN; encoded by the coding sequence ATGTTTTGTTTTCAATGTCAAGAAACAGCTATGGGAAAAGGCTGTACAATCAAGGGCGTCTGCGGAAAAACTCAAGACGTAGCAAATCTTCAAGATTTATTAATTTTCCTGCTTAGAGGTATCTCTAAACATACTGTTTTACTTCGAGAAAAAGGTGAAGAAAATTCTTATGCCGACAAATTCATTGTTGATGCTCTGTTTATGACCATAACAAATGCCAATTTCGATAAATCAAGATTTGTTGAAAAGATTAAGGAAGCAATAAAATTACGTGATGAACTTCGTAATAAACTACAGAAACTTGGAGTTTTAATTTCTGACGATTGTGAATGTACAACATGGAAAGCCGATACTTTAGAAGAAATGGAAGAGAAAGCCAAATCCGTCGGCGTTCTTGCGACTCAGAATGAGGATATCAGATCTTTGAGGGAATTGTTGACTTACGGAATTAAAGGTATTGCCGCTTATGCAGAACATGCGGCACATCTCGGATATGAAGATAAGGCTTTGTATGCTTTTATGCAAGAAGGACTTATTGCAACCCGCAACGAAAAACTTACTGCCGATGAACTTACGGCTTTGGTTTTGAAATGCGGTGAAATGGGTGTCAGCGTTATGGCATTGCTTGATAAAGCAAACACAGAAACTTACGGCCATCCCGAAGTCACAAAAGTTGACATCGGGGTTAGAAAAAATCCTGCAATATTAATTTCCGGTCATGACTTACGCGACCTTCAAGAATTACTCGAACAAACCGAAGGTACAGGCATTGATGTATATACTCACAGCGAAATGTTACCGGCTCATTATTATCCTTTTTTCAAAAAATACAAACATTTTGCCGGTAATTACGGAAATGCCTGGTGGAAACAAGTTGAAGAATTCGAGAAATTTAACGGTCCTGTTCTGTTTACTACTAACTGTTTGGTTCCACCGCGTGCCAATGCAACTTATACCGACAGAATTTACACAACCAATTCAGCCGGATTTACTGATTATCCTCATATTCCGGACAGAGTTGATAATAAACCTAAAGACTTCTCTAAAATAATTGAACATGCAAAAAAATGTAATCCTCCGGAAGAAATAGAACATGGCGAAATAATCGGCGGATTTGCACATGAGCAAGTATTTGCCTTAGCAGATAAAGTTATTGATGCCGTAAAATCCGGACAAATCAAGAAATTCTTTGTAATGGCCGGCTGCGACGGTCGAATGAAAAACAGGGAATATTATACCGAGTTTGCAGAGAAACTTCCGAAAGATACTGTAATTCTTACAGCCGGATGTGCAAAATACAGATATAACAAACTTCCTTTAGGAGATATAGGTGGAATTCCGAGAGTTTTGGATGCAGGACAATGTAACGATAGCTACTCTTTGGCATTAATAGCATTAAAACTAAAAGAAATCTTCAATCTGGATGATGTTAATAAACTTCCAATAGCATATAATATTGCTTGGTACGAACAAAAAGCCGTTATTGTT